One segment of Anatilimnocola aggregata DNA contains the following:
- the ruvA gene encoding Holliday junction branch migration protein RuvA, whose protein sequence is MITRITGKLLKVQEDSVLLELDHFEYQVFIAESTRRSLSQLVGQNVSLQTIYYIDGDPSRGRVTPRLVGFMSEVEREFFEMFCSVDGLGAKKALRAMVRPVQDIAEMIEEQDAKGLSSLPGIGAATGERVIAKLRRKMSKFALLIAKDVKYEAEVKRDVVEEAFEALRALGHSEQDARKSLDGLLKTKRKFADVEAVLLAVYEQTHTKKTAGE, encoded by the coding sequence TTGATCACCCGCATCACCGGCAAGCTGCTGAAGGTTCAAGAAGACTCCGTGCTGCTGGAACTCGATCACTTCGAGTATCAGGTGTTTATTGCCGAGTCGACGCGCCGCTCGCTCAGCCAACTGGTGGGTCAGAACGTTTCGCTGCAGACGATCTATTACATCGATGGCGACCCCTCGCGCGGCCGTGTTACGCCGCGGCTGGTCGGCTTCATGAGCGAAGTTGAACGCGAGTTCTTCGAAATGTTCTGCTCGGTCGACGGCCTCGGCGCGAAGAAAGCCCTCCGCGCCATGGTCCGCCCCGTGCAAGATATTGCCGAAATGATCGAAGAACAGGACGCGAAGGGGCTCTCTTCACTGCCGGGCATCGGTGCCGCCACGGGCGAACGCGTCATCGCCAAGCTCCGCCGCAAAATGTCGAAGTTCGCCCTGCTCATTGCCAAGGACGTAAAGTACGAAGCCGAAGTCAAGCGCGACGTCGTCGAAGAGGCCTTCGAAGCCCTTCGTGCGCTGGGTCACTCCGAACAAGACGCCCGCAAGAGCCTCGATGGTCTCCTGAAGACCAAACGCAAGTTCGCCGACGTCGAAGCCGTGCTGCTGGCCGTCTATGAGCAGACCCATACGAAGAAAACGGCCGGGGAGTAA
- a CDS encoding polysaccharide lyase family 8 super-sandwich domain-containing protein, whose protein sequence is MRTNGTFTDLNYNGGDAGAAAIQEHGRRLEVLTVANKWPDPSNGYYNDASLRNQIITSWTYTANSMPRVSAPNWWWGQIGVPTGLAEPLLLADDMIPLATRNSVLTKYFGSAWNPGKNQGANMLSQAGPALIQAVLQNNPSRINTVVTSVTNEMFSYSGEGIARDLSVMHHGSGCKLNFYSGSYGVNYLNDTAKLMRWTSNSMYNFSPAAVDLELRLLLDHMEFLTRGDTMDIASGGRSITRPGSITYWPIEIHEAAVDMQSQGRRLPELEDAIDRYLNGIDETNYLSGNRSLYRGDAMLHSRQDITATVKLLSNRTLRPETANNENTKGFFLGDGFTMFLQDGDEFGARGEQEIIPTWNWQRIPGTTIQQNGVIPYENMFSGGSRTAGSSSLVGSTSDEKYGVAMMDYKRAGVTLTARKSWFFFDDEIVALGADIDDAAANSSVFTTLNQVLLDGDVTVSDAAGGRRTWGLGTTDTLTGKSWIEHDGLGYVSLDATSKLTVQAQTQTSGSISLPVFSAWVDHGKKVQNSTYAYAVVPDVSADQLDTYANNLPFDILANTATVQAVRHRGLGQTQVAFFAAGSIWLDADTKLTVTQPCALIIKQDGDQFTITGADPRQGTAAIVINVNRQLTGTGVTWNAATQTSRISFALPASPYQGSSITRSYTLGAPVTPPTTPPTTPPTTPPAAATPVVYDAETRILTVAGGSGADRIMFSQDSTGRISVQINSGTKAGPFSNVERVIVFGQAGNDTISANTLKVPLEMYGGDGNDYLYGGSASDLIVGGNGADQIRGNGGHDVILGGNGADYLYGDAGNDLLIGGLLSLYPDSLIPAFTPTAVASQPWGTDVQATLTSLSAALTSWVANMTTLPSQLATERSEITKDGTSRDLLFGGSGADWFYAAVAQQDMLLDLRKNEGDRSDELPAAT, encoded by the coding sequence ATGCGGACCAACGGTACCTTCACCGATTTGAACTACAACGGCGGCGATGCAGGAGCAGCAGCCATTCAAGAACACGGGCGACGACTGGAAGTCTTGACCGTTGCGAACAAGTGGCCCGACCCAAGCAACGGCTACTACAACGATGCCTCGCTGCGGAACCAGATCATCACCTCTTGGACCTATACGGCCAATTCGATGCCGCGCGTCAGTGCGCCCAATTGGTGGTGGGGACAAATTGGCGTTCCCACTGGCCTGGCCGAACCGCTGCTGCTGGCCGACGACATGATTCCCCTGGCCACCCGCAATTCGGTCCTTACCAAGTACTTTGGCTCGGCCTGGAATCCCGGCAAAAACCAAGGCGCGAATATGCTTTCGCAGGCCGGGCCTGCCCTGATTCAAGCGGTGCTGCAGAACAATCCCAGTCGCATCAACACGGTCGTGACGAGCGTCACGAACGAAATGTTCAGCTACTCGGGCGAAGGAATCGCCCGCGACCTTTCCGTGATGCATCACGGCAGTGGCTGCAAGTTGAATTTCTATAGCGGCAGCTACGGCGTGAACTATCTGAACGACACCGCCAAGCTGATGCGTTGGACTTCCAACTCGATGTACAACTTCAGCCCTGCTGCTGTCGACCTCGAACTGCGCCTGCTGCTCGACCACATGGAGTTTCTGACCCGCGGCGACACCATGGACATCGCCTCGGGCGGACGTTCGATCACGCGACCCGGCAGCATCACCTATTGGCCGATCGAAATTCACGAAGCGGCCGTCGACATGCAATCGCAAGGCCGCCGACTGCCGGAACTCGAAGACGCCATCGATCGCTATTTGAATGGCATCGACGAAACCAACTACCTTTCCGGCAATCGCTCGCTCTATCGCGGCGATGCCATGCTCCACAGCCGGCAAGACATTACCGCCACGGTCAAGCTGTTGTCGAATCGCACCCTGCGGCCCGAAACGGCCAACAACGAAAACACCAAGGGGTTCTTCCTGGGCGATGGCTTCACCATGTTCTTGCAGGATGGTGATGAGTTCGGCGCGCGGGGCGAGCAGGAGATCATTCCGACCTGGAATTGGCAGCGAATCCCCGGCACGACCATTCAGCAAAACGGCGTCATTCCTTACGAAAACATGTTCAGCGGCGGCTCGCGCACCGCGGGCTCCAGCAGCCTTGTCGGCAGCACTTCGGACGAGAAGTATGGCGTGGCAATGATGGACTACAAACGCGCCGGCGTTACGCTGACCGCGCGCAAATCGTGGTTTTTCTTCGACGATGAAATCGTCGCGCTAGGGGCCGATATTGATGATGCAGCAGCGAACTCGTCGGTCTTCACCACCCTCAACCAAGTCCTGCTCGATGGGGACGTGACCGTCTCCGATGCCGCGGGCGGTCGCCGCACCTGGGGCCTTGGCACCACCGACACTCTCACCGGCAAGTCGTGGATCGAGCACGACGGCCTCGGTTATGTGTCGCTCGATGCCACCAGCAAGCTCACCGTTCAGGCACAAACGCAGACCTCGGGGAGCATCAGTCTGCCGGTGTTCAGTGCCTGGGTCGATCACGGCAAGAAGGTCCAGAACTCGACCTATGCCTATGCCGTCGTTCCCGACGTTTCGGCCGATCAACTCGATACCTACGCCAACAATCTTCCCTTCGACATTCTGGCCAACACAGCCACTGTCCAGGCTGTGCGGCATCGTGGGCTCGGTCAAACGCAAGTCGCCTTCTTTGCAGCTGGTTCGATCTGGCTCGATGCCGATACCAAGCTCACCGTCACGCAGCCCTGCGCTCTGATCATCAAGCAGGACGGCGATCAGTTCACGATCACGGGTGCCGATCCTCGCCAGGGAACAGCCGCGATTGTCATTAATGTGAATCGCCAGCTCACGGGCACCGGCGTCACTTGGAACGCGGCTACGCAAACGTCGCGCATCAGCTTCGCGCTTCCGGCGTCCCCCTATCAGGGCTCGAGTATCACGCGCAGTTACACCCTCGGCGCGCCGGTCACTCCTCCCACGACCCCGCCGACAACGCCGCCCACCACGCCTCCCGCTGCTGCAACGCCGGTCGTCTACGACGCCGAAACACGCATCCTGACGGTGGCTGGCGGCTCCGGTGCCGATCGAATCATGTTTTCGCAAGACAGCACCGGACGAATCTCGGTGCAGATTAATTCGGGCACGAAGGCAGGTCCATTCAGCAATGTCGAACGCGTCATCGTCTTCGGCCAGGCTGGCAACGACACGATCTCGGCGAACACCTTGAAAGTTCCGCTCGAAATGTATGGTGGCGATGGGAACGATTACCTGTATGGTGGGTCGGCCAGCGATCTAATCGTGGGTGGCAACGGAGCCGATCAAATCCGCGGCAACGGGGGGCACGATGTGATCCTCGGCGGCAATGGTGCCGATTACTTGTACGGCGATGCCGGCAACGATCTGTTGATTGGCGGCCTGCTCAGCTTGTATCCCGATTCGCTCATCCCCGCGTTCACTCCCACCGCCGTGGCTAGCCAACCATGGGGCACGGACGTGCAAGCGACATTGACTAGCCTCTCGGCGGCGCTCACCTCCTGGGTTGCCAACATGACCACGCTGCCGTCGCAACTGGCGACCGAGCGGAGCGAGATTACCAAGGACGGGACAAGTCGCGATCTGCTCTTTGGTGGCTCCGGTGCCGATTGGTTCTATGCCGCCGTTGCTCAACAAGACATGCTGCTCGACCTGCGCAAGAACGAAGGAGATCGTAGTGACGAACTCCCCGCTGCGACGTAA
- the epmA gene encoding EF-P lysine aminoacylase EpmA, with product MSSDFLPSCSLDMLHQRAELLRRLRRFFDSHGFVEVETPTLSRDSVIDEHLDPLRVTLFQDAREPDQGEPFYLQTSPEFGMKRLLVAGATAIYQITRAYRGGEAGPLHNPEFTMLEWYRVGDDYEDGRRLLSNLASAAIGCDDAEQITFREAFQRHAQVDPFTADVPQLGAALQANGKEVAANEQDRAVLLDRLLTECVEPKLGQERPTILYDYPANQSALAQVRPADDQGNPAVAERFELYIRGVELANGYHELLDPAVLIERNRQNNARRAGAGKYQLPEQSRLVAAMQHGLPACSGCALGVDRLLLIAANATSIQQVLAFPIERA from the coding sequence ATGTCGAGCGATTTTCTCCCCTCCTGCTCGCTCGACATGCTCCATCAACGAGCAGAACTGCTCCGCCGCCTGCGGCGCTTCTTCGATTCTCACGGCTTCGTTGAAGTCGAAACGCCAACCCTCTCGCGCGATTCGGTGATCGACGAGCATCTCGATCCACTCCGCGTGACGTTGTTCCAAGACGCCCGCGAGCCTGATCAGGGCGAGCCGTTCTATCTGCAGACCTCGCCGGAGTTTGGCATGAAGCGCTTGCTTGTGGCGGGAGCTACGGCCATCTATCAAATCACGCGCGCCTATCGCGGCGGCGAAGCGGGCCCGCTGCACAATCCCGAGTTCACGATGCTGGAGTGGTATCGCGTGGGAGATGATTACGAGGACGGTCGAAGATTGCTCAGCAATTTGGCCAGTGCGGCCATTGGTTGCGACGATGCGGAGCAGATCACGTTTCGCGAAGCCTTTCAGCGGCACGCACAGGTCGACCCATTTACCGCTGATGTGCCGCAGTTGGGTGCGGCACTTCAGGCCAACGGCAAAGAGGTTGCAGCCAATGAGCAAGACCGCGCAGTCCTGCTCGATCGGCTCCTGACCGAATGTGTCGAGCCAAAACTTGGTCAGGAGCGGCCGACGATTTTGTACGACTACCCAGCCAATCAATCGGCGCTAGCGCAAGTCCGCCCCGCCGACGACCAGGGAAACCCCGCCGTGGCCGAACGGTTCGAGCTGTACATTCGGGGCGTCGAACTGGCCAACGGCTATCACGAACTGCTCGACCCCGCCGTGCTGATTGAACGCAATCGGCAGAACAACGCTCGGCGGGCAGGAGCGGGCAAGTATCAACTTCCGGAGCAGAGCCGACTGGTTGCGGCCATGCAGCACGGCCTCCCCGCGTGCTCGGGATGTGCACTCGGGGTCGATCGGCTGCTGCTGATCGCAGCGAATGCGACGAGCATTCAGCAAGTGCTGGCCTTTCCGATTGAGCGGGCTTAG
- the efp gene encoding elongation factor P, producing MATYKTSDFKKGIKVQIDGEPYLMAEMNFRKPGKGNALYECKLKNLIRGTTLQRVFKGGDTLEAADVEEVEVQYLYRQGDTWVFMHAESFEQYELDKDKVDDAWKYLKDGMACQMMLFNEKPVSLTPPAHVELKVEYCDPGARGDTATNVTKPVKLETGAEIAAPLFINIGNVLRIDTRTGEYIERVSN from the coding sequence GTGGCGACGTACAAAACCAGCGATTTCAAAAAAGGCATCAAGGTTCAGATCGACGGCGAGCCTTACCTGATGGCGGAAATGAACTTCCGCAAGCCAGGCAAGGGGAACGCGCTGTACGAATGCAAACTGAAGAACCTCATCCGCGGCACTACGCTGCAACGCGTCTTCAAGGGTGGCGACACGCTGGAAGCGGCCGACGTCGAAGAGGTCGAAGTGCAGTACCTCTACCGCCAGGGAGACACCTGGGTCTTCATGCATGCCGAATCGTTCGAACAATATGAGCTCGACAAGGATAAGGTCGACGACGCCTGGAAGTATCTGAAGGACGGCATGGCCTGCCAGATGATGCTGTTCAACGAAAAGCCGGTCAGCCTTACCCCGCCTGCTCACGTCGAACTAAAGGTCGAATACTGCGATCCAGGTGCCCGTGGCGATACCGCGACCAACGTCACCAAACCCGTCAAGCTGGAGACGGGTGCCGAAATCGCCGCGCCGCTGTTCATCAACATCGGTAACGTGCTGCGGATCGATACCCGTACTGGCGAGTACATCGAACGCGTCTCGAACTAG
- the epmB gene encoding EF-P beta-lysylation protein EpmB, translating into MRIVAVDETVACATSPRPMRGLKVSSADWHAELKSAVRDPAQLLTALDLPDSLLPAARAAAKAFPLFAPGGYIGRMTPGRLDDPLLRQVLPLGEELDEVPGFAADAVGDAAATKSAGLIQKYQSRALLITTGACAVHCRYCFRRHFPYSTAPKSVDDWEPALDLIRADDSLDEVLLSGGDPLTLVDTTLAELAERLAAIPHLKRLRIHTRLPIIIPARVTSELLAWLCGTRLTPLVVIHANHAQEIDDNVANSLARLVDAGVPLLNQSVLLRGVNDSTTALVDLSRRLTDLRVMPYYLHQLDRVAGAAHFEVPISRGLQLIAEMRTQLPGYAVPRYVQEIAGEAHKRVLA; encoded by the coding sequence ATGAGAATTGTAGCGGTTGACGAAACAGTTGCCTGCGCCACTTCCCCCCGCCCAATGCGTGGGCTGAAGGTGTCCTCTGCCGACTGGCATGCCGAACTTAAATCGGCCGTCCGCGACCCCGCGCAACTACTTACCGCCCTTGATCTTCCAGATTCTCTGCTGCCGGCTGCCCGCGCGGCCGCCAAAGCCTTTCCGCTGTTCGCTCCAGGGGGTTACATCGGGCGAATGACACCTGGGCGATTGGACGACCCACTGTTGCGGCAGGTGTTGCCCCTGGGCGAAGAGCTGGACGAAGTCCCGGGCTTTGCTGCCGATGCCGTGGGGGATGCTGCCGCCACGAAATCGGCTGGGCTGATTCAGAAGTACCAAAGCCGGGCACTCCTCATTACTACCGGGGCCTGCGCGGTCCACTGTCGCTATTGTTTTCGCCGACACTTCCCGTATTCAACTGCGCCGAAGTCAGTCGATGACTGGGAGCCCGCTCTCGACCTGATTCGCGCCGACGACTCTCTCGACGAAGTCCTGCTCTCCGGCGGCGATCCGCTCACGCTGGTCGATACCACGCTGGCTGAACTGGCCGAACGTCTCGCCGCCATTCCTCACTTGAAGCGACTTCGCATTCACACGCGCTTGCCAATCATCATTCCCGCTAGGGTGACCAGCGAGCTCCTAGCCTGGCTCTGCGGCACGCGGCTAACTCCACTCGTGGTCATTCACGCCAATCATGCCCAGGAAATTGACGACAACGTGGCCAACTCACTTGCCCGCCTCGTCGATGCGGGCGTGCCGCTGCTCAATCAGTCGGTGCTGCTCCGCGGAGTGAATGATTCCACAACGGCGCTCGTCGATCTTTCCCGCCGGCTGACCGACCTGCGCGTGATGCCCTACTACCTGCATCAACTCGACCGCGTGGCCGGCGCTGCCCACTTCGAAGTTCCCATCAGCCGCGGCCTGCAACTGATCGCCGAAATGCGCACTCAGCTTCCCGGCTATGCCGTCCCCCGCTACGTGCAAGAGATCGCCGGCGAAGCGCACAAGCGGGTTTTGGCGTAG
- a CDS encoding NADH:flavin oxidoreductase/NADH oxidase has translation MAPSQSPAPSSQSGCPANSDHDREIPATDLLTPLKIRDVTLRNRIVMSPMCQYSSQDGLADDWHLVHLGSRAAGGVSLVFVEATAVTAEGRISPGDMGIWGDQHIEPLARIARFVASQGAVPAIQLAHAGRKASCQQPWLGGAPIKTAAEGGWPVIAPSAIPFHEGDPAPLALDRQGIDATIEAFAAATQRALTAGFQVIELHAAHGYLLHEFLSPLSNQRTDEYGGSLENRLRLTLQVAERMRKIIPQGLPLFVRISATDWVDGGWDIEQSVVLSRELKELGVDLIDVSSGALVPTAKIPVGRGYQVPFARQIKEQTGILTGAVGMITEPQYANEIITGGSADLVFIGRELLRDPYWALKAQHELGGEPAWPIPYGYAVKRRAK, from the coding sequence ATGGCGCCATCTCAATCCCCTGCGCCTAGCAGTCAGTCTGGTTGCCCAGCCAACAGCGACCACGACCGCGAAATTCCCGCCACCGATTTGCTCACACCCCTTAAAATTCGGGACGTGACGCTGCGGAATCGAATCGTGATGTCTCCCATGTGCCAGTACAGTTCGCAGGATGGTCTGGCCGACGATTGGCACCTGGTCCATCTCGGCAGTCGGGCTGCGGGAGGTGTGTCGCTGGTCTTTGTCGAAGCGACGGCGGTAACTGCCGAGGGGCGCATCTCGCCCGGCGATATGGGGATTTGGGGCGATCAACATATCGAGCCCCTCGCGCGGATCGCGCGGTTCGTTGCCTCTCAAGGAGCGGTGCCGGCGATTCAACTGGCTCATGCCGGTCGCAAAGCCAGTTGCCAGCAGCCATGGCTAGGTGGTGCCCCAATCAAGACCGCTGCCGAAGGGGGCTGGCCCGTAATTGCCCCCAGTGCGATTCCGTTCCATGAGGGCGATCCTGCTCCGCTTGCGCTCGATCGACAGGGAATCGATGCCACCATCGAGGCCTTCGCCGCGGCCACTCAGCGTGCGCTCACCGCGGGTTTTCAAGTGATTGAACTGCACGCCGCACATGGCTACTTGCTGCACGAATTCCTCTCGCCCCTTAGCAATCAGCGCACCGATGAATACGGCGGCTCGCTCGAAAACCGGCTGCGCTTGACACTGCAAGTTGCCGAGCGAATGCGTAAGATCATTCCCCAAGGACTGCCGCTGTTCGTCCGCATCTCCGCCACCGACTGGGTCGACGGCGGCTGGGACATCGAGCAATCGGTCGTCCTTTCGCGCGAATTGAAAGAGCTGGGGGTCGACCTGATCGACGTCTCTTCTGGCGCGCTCGTTCCTACTGCCAAGATTCCCGTCGGCCGCGGCTATCAAGTCCCTTTCGCCCGCCAGATCAAAGAGCAGACCGGCATTCTCACCGGCGCGGTCGGCATGATCACCGAACCGCAATACGCCAACGAGATCATCACTGGCGGTTCAGCTGACCTCGTCTTCATTGGCCGCGAATTGCTTCGCGACCCCTACTGGGCACTCAAAGCCCAGCACGAACTGGGAGGCGAACCGGCCTGGCCTATTCCCTATGGCTATGCCGTGAAGAGGAGAGCGAAGTAG
- a CDS encoding MBOAT family protein — protein sequence MSTLTNTAEKPVSLHRFAWLPVVLLPLAVFALAGQWPVWFTAWVLAAAVYAGFKWLTFAESEAARNASFADALNYLFLWPGMDADAFLGNEPAVKPTRREVVLALLKTAAGLTLLFGVARFTTSLPLLVTGWVGIVGIALTLLFGVAHLLSIAWRLLGVNAQPIMNRPLWATSLSDFWGQRWNLAFHDVGREFVFRPLLRRVGVIWSTLAVFLFSGVVHDLVMSVPLRQGIGLPTIYFLLQGCAVLFERSRVGKRLGLSRGLIGRAFTAAIVLLPIGLLFHFAFLQQVILPTLEFIGAIG from the coding sequence ATGTCTACACTCACCAATACCGCCGAGAAGCCCGTCTCCTTACACAGGTTTGCCTGGCTACCTGTTGTACTGCTGCCGCTTGCTGTTTTTGCGCTCGCCGGACAGTGGCCGGTGTGGTTTACTGCGTGGGTGTTAGCAGCCGCTGTTTATGCAGGCTTCAAGTGGCTGACATTTGCCGAATCCGAGGCAGCTCGTAATGCCAGTTTCGCCGATGCGCTCAACTATTTGTTCTTGTGGCCCGGCATGGACGCGGACGCATTCTTGGGCAACGAGCCCGCTGTGAAACCCACTCGGCGAGAGGTTGTGCTTGCGCTATTGAAGACCGCAGCAGGACTGACTCTTCTCTTCGGTGTTGCCCGCTTCACCACTTCACTGCCGCTGCTCGTCACCGGCTGGGTGGGAATTGTGGGAATCGCGCTGACCCTGCTCTTCGGCGTCGCTCATTTGCTTTCGATCGCCTGGCGCCTGCTGGGCGTAAATGCGCAACCCATTATGAATCGCCCCCTCTGGGCCACGTCGCTGAGCGACTTTTGGGGCCAGCGCTGGAATCTCGCGTTTCACGATGTGGGTCGCGAGTTCGTCTTTCGGCCTCTGCTGCGCCGCGTTGGCGTCATCTGGTCGACGCTGGCCGTGTTTCTCTTCTCGGGAGTCGTACACGATCTGGTAATGTCGGTCCCCTTGCGCCAAGGAATCGGGCTGCCGACGATCTATTTCCTGCTGCAAGGATGTGCGGTTCTTTTCGAACGCAGCCGAGTGGGTAAACGCCTCGGCCTGAGTCGCGGCCTGATCGGTCGGGCCTTCACTGCGGCAATCGTCTTGCTACCCATCGGCCTGCTTTTTCACTTTGCCTTTTTGCAGCAAGTGATTCTGCCCACGTTGGAGTTCATCGGCGCGATCGGGTAA
- a CDS encoding choice-of-anchor D domain-containing protein, whose protein sequence is MTATPTGDWQDLLSHGGCSCSVCTGQGLNQIFAGTATTTTTGTGTLATTSPLSSIPLLSSNSGATAKLFLDFNGHTQASWGSYTNVITPVYDQDGDRTTFSAGELNSIQEIWARVAEDYAAFNIDVTTIDPGSSADRVVARVAIGGNYSDWFGHSAGGVAYIGGFYNGAPNVGYVFEDALGNGAPRFVAEAASHEAGHLFGLYHQSEWNGNTLVSSYSQGNAAWAPIMGVGYYSQRTTWHNGATDSSPTAYQDDMAILANASNGFGYRADDFGSTLAQASALASNAGSVNFAGRIGSNTDQDWFSFTTTGGALNLTLNVAQFGANLDSVLELRDATGTLLVTANPTNSLSATLTSTLASGTYFVVVRSTGGYGNVGQYTLAGSVPVSGSVGGGGGSGGEDTSGPQPEINVLNGTVAVQSGGTISFGSLQVGKFVNKVITVKNTGPGVLNLESLVGTLPPGFTLVSNFGSLTLASNQSTSFTIRFAPTTAGAVSQTLNIGSNDADESAFSLQLVGTATPAPQPEINVAIGTTAVQTGGTINFGSLQVGQYVNKTITIKNTGPASLTLQKLVAAEMPPGFTIVTNLAKTVLAKNQSTTFTVRFTPSAVGSVSESITLFSNDADESSFVINLNGTATPAPVIRAIDNGATGFTSTGTWTRSTTVGREKDIQTALKGTGTTTATWTFTNMPPGIYRVHASWTQSSAYATNAPFTIFDGATELSTVRVNQERASSGLTWGGTAWSNLGTFTITGDTVRVTLTNAANDRVLADAVRIERIGDLPEAEGAAAAASELHGLPVVDSSATTSFHSSFESTANNFFWAPTSFFGSGATVMAGQSQLTPNSVDEVFAATADARPELQLLESALDLLRVSNSPSSSKLTSSSSNSSSSLNVESPSFETLPTNWLLDDRLDALLN, encoded by the coding sequence ATGACCGCCACGCCCACTGGCGATTGGCAAGACCTGCTCAGCCACGGCGGTTGCAGTTGCTCCGTTTGCACCGGTCAGGGGCTGAATCAAATCTTTGCTGGTACGGCCACCACAACGACCACCGGTACCGGCACGCTGGCCACTACAAGTCCGCTCAGTTCGATTCCGCTGCTGAGCAGCAATTCCGGCGCGACGGCCAAGTTGTTTCTCGATTTCAACGGCCATACGCAAGCATCGTGGGGAAGTTACACGAATGTCATTACCCCCGTATACGATCAGGATGGCGATCGCACCACGTTCAGCGCGGGCGAGTTGAATTCCATTCAAGAGATCTGGGCCCGTGTCGCTGAAGACTATGCCGCGTTCAATATCGATGTCACCACGATCGATCCTGGCAGTTCAGCTGATCGCGTCGTCGCACGGGTTGCCATCGGCGGTAACTACTCCGATTGGTTCGGCCACTCGGCCGGTGGTGTGGCCTACATCGGTGGCTTCTATAACGGCGCGCCCAACGTGGGCTATGTCTTTGAAGATGCGCTGGGCAATGGTGCGCCGCGGTTTGTTGCTGAAGCAGCTTCGCACGAAGCGGGACACTTGTTCGGCCTTTATCATCAGAGCGAGTGGAACGGCAACACGCTGGTCAGTTCGTATTCGCAAGGGAATGCCGCCTGGGCTCCCATTATGGGCGTGGGCTATTACTCGCAGCGAACGACCTGGCACAACGGAGCGACCGATAGCAGCCCAACTGCCTATCAGGACGACATGGCGATTCTCGCCAATGCGTCGAACGGGTTTGGTTACCGGGCCGATGATTTTGGCAGCACGCTGGCGCAGGCCTCGGCACTCGCCTCGAATGCGGGAAGCGTAAACTTTGCCGGGCGAATTGGCTCCAACACCGACCAGGACTGGTTCTCGTTCACGACGACCGGGGGCGCACTCAACCTGACCCTGAACGTCGCGCAGTTCGGCGCGAACCTCGATAGTGTCCTCGAGCTGCGCGACGCGACGGGCACGCTGCTTGTCACAGCTAATCCGACGAATTCTCTCAGCGCGACTCTTACTTCGACGCTGGCCTCCGGCACGTACTTCGTCGTGGTTCGCAGCACCGGTGGCTATGGCAACGTGGGACAATACACGCTGGCCGGCTCTGTTCCCGTGAGTGGTTCGGTCGGCGGCGGTGGTGGGAGCGGCGGCGAAGATACTTCCGGCCCACAGCCCGAAATTAACGTCCTCAACGGAACAGTCGCCGTGCAATCGGGCGGCACAATCAGTTTCGGCAGTTTGCAGGTGGGCAAGTTTGTCAACAAGGTCATTACGGTCAAGAACACCGGACCTGGAGTGCTCAATCTCGAATCGCTCGTTGGCACCCTGCCACCGGGCTTTACGTTGGTGAGTAACTTTGGCAGCCTGACGTTGGCATCGAATCAGTCGACGAGCTTTACCATTCGCTTTGCGCCGACCACTGCCGGCGCGGTGAGTCAAACGCTCAACATCGGTTCGAACGATGCTGACGAAAGTGCGTTTTCGCTACAACTCGTTGGCACCGCCACACCTGCCCCACAGCCTGAAATCAATGTGGCCATCGGCACGACCGCTGTGCAAACGGGCGGCACGATCAATTTCGGCAGCCTGCAAGTTGGTCAGTACGTCAATAAGACGATCACGATCAAAAACACGGGGCCGGCGAGCCTCACGCTGCAAAAACTGGTCGCGGCCGAGATGCCACCCGGATTTACCATCGTCACGAATCTGGCGAAGACCGTGTTGGCGAAAAATCAGTCGACGACCTTCACCGTTCGCTTCACACCTTCAGCCGTCGGCAGTGTTAGTGAGTCGATCACACTCTTCTCGAATGACGCTGACGAAAGTTCATTTGTCATCAATCTCAATGGCACTGCAACGCCCGCCCCGGTGATTCGTGCCATCGACAACGGTGCCACCGGCTTCACAAGTACAGGCACGTGGACGCGCTCGACGACCGTCGGACGCGAAAAAGACATTCAAACGGCGCTCAAAGGAACCGGCACGACCACCGCGACCTGGACCTTCACGAACATGCCACCCGGCATTTATCGTGTGCATGCCAGTTGGACTCAGAGTTCGGCTTATGCGACGAACGCTCCGTTCACGATTTTCGATGGTGCCACTGAACTCAGCACCGTCCGCGTGAATCAAGAGCGGGCTTCAAGTGGGCTCACGTGGGGCGGCACTGCCTGGAGCAATCTCGGCACGTTCACGATCACGGGCGATACGGTCCGCGTCACGCTCACTAATGCAGCCAACGATCGCGTGTTGGCCGACGCCGTTCGGATCGAACGGATCGGTGATCTTCCCGAAGCTGAGGGTGCTGCTGCGGCCGCGAGCGAACTCCACGGCCTTCCGGTCGTCGACTCTTCGGCTACAACCTCATTCCACAGTTCGTTTGAGAGCACGGCGAACAATTTCTTCTGGGCACCCACTTCATTTTTTGGTTCCGGAGCAACGGTGATGGCCGGTCAATCGCAGCTGACCCCCAATTCGGTCGATGAAGTGTTCGCCGCCACAGCTGATGCCCGTCCGGAACTGCAGCTACTTGAGAGCGCGCTCGATCTGCTTCGTGTCAGCAACAGCCCTTCATCTAGCAAGCTAACATCAAGCAGTTCTAACTCGTCTTCATCTTTGAATGTTGAGAGCCCGTCGTTCGAAACCCTGCCCACCAATTGGCTACTCGACGATCGACTCGACGCGCTGCTGAATTAG